In Proteus vulgaris, one DNA window encodes the following:
- a CDS encoding vWA domain-containing protein, with translation MKKAHWLTLILSGLILTAPASAEEKKPLLQEGKKTLYQRVLTYPGCQVADTIGAAGKEQPAFSRFYVYQRQKQGANEWLQVGPDSLGHISGWMNASCTSEWKMQLTLAFTNPAGRNPMLFFKDKQTVEGLLESPTPEKQYQPFLADIKNQKINPAVLAKEPDYMIDQKSNFYLLPVLGSDEVFTDAGYKVRVLNVASVSSQTKDSKEAQNTNATANNTKPATPDSKDADNMMQGFSAAVVFVIDSTISMDPYIDRTKEAIQKVYAQVEKDNMLDKVKFGLVAFRSNIKAVPALEYDSKMFVNPNDVKDGPDFLNKVKELRQAKVSSSRFDEDAYAGVMQALDDVDWTRFGARYVILITDAGALTGDDPLSSTKLDAEQIRQEAAYRGVALYTLHLKTPSGAKNHASAQAQYETLTLNPFLHKSLYYPINSGDVNSFGRMVDSLATAVTTQIQTAYRGEATVGSALNADPTYSKNKETDALLNDAHDLGYAMRLAYLGEKQGTKAPPVFKAWISDRDLLQQNIPTTEVQVLLTKSELSDLSDVMKKIVNAANEGLISPDNMFADLRSIAATMGNDPNQIKQGSATKLGEMGLLGEYIENLPYLSEVLGLDEETWKSWDGLEQEKFIRRLNTKLQYYQRYNEDVDRWISLAPQSDPRDHVYPVPLENLP, from the coding sequence ATGAAAAAGGCGCATTGGCTTACTCTTATTCTCAGTGGTTTAATTCTGACAGCACCGGCAAGTGCTGAAGAGAAAAAACCGCTATTACAAGAGGGTAAAAAGACTCTCTATCAGCGTGTATTAACCTACCCAGGTTGCCAAGTGGCAGACACAATTGGCGCAGCAGGTAAAGAACAACCCGCATTTAGCCGTTTTTATGTATATCAGCGTCAAAAACAAGGCGCTAATGAGTGGTTACAAGTCGGCCCTGATAGCTTGGGTCATATCAGTGGATGGATGAATGCAAGCTGTACATCTGAATGGAAAATGCAATTAACGCTGGCTTTTACTAACCCAGCGGGTCGTAACCCCATGCTATTTTTCAAAGATAAACAAACGGTTGAAGGCTTACTTGAAAGCCCGACTCCCGAAAAACAGTATCAACCTTTTTTAGCTGATATCAAAAATCAAAAAATCAATCCGGCTGTTTTAGCTAAAGAGCCTGATTATATGATTGATCAGAAAAGTAATTTTTATCTGTTACCTGTACTAGGTTCAGATGAAGTCTTTACTGATGCGGGCTATAAAGTGCGAGTCCTCAATGTGGCCTCTGTCTCTTCTCAAACCAAAGACAGCAAAGAGGCACAGAATACAAATGCAACCGCAAACAATACAAAACCGGCCACGCCAGACAGCAAAGATGCTGACAATATGATGCAAGGTTTTTCTGCGGCTGTCGTGTTTGTTATCGACTCAACAATATCAATGGACCCTTATATTGATAGAACCAAAGAAGCGATTCAGAAGGTTTATGCTCAAGTCGAAAAAGACAATATGTTGGATAAGGTAAAATTTGGTTTAGTGGCATTTCGCTCTAATATCAAAGCTGTCCCCGCATTGGAATACGACAGCAAAATGTTTGTCAACCCCAATGACGTAAAAGATGGCCCTGATTTCCTAAATAAAGTAAAAGAGTTACGCCAAGCAAAAGTCTCAAGTAGTCGTTTTGATGAAGATGCATATGCTGGTGTTATGCAAGCCCTTGACGACGTTGATTGGACACGTTTTGGTGCGCGTTACGTTATTTTAATCACTGACGCGGGGGCATTAACGGGGGATGATCCTCTTTCATCAACTAAGCTCGATGCTGAACAAATTCGCCAAGAAGCCGCTTATCGTGGTGTTGCACTTTATACACTGCACTTAAAAACCCCATCGGGGGCAAAAAATCATGCTTCTGCACAAGCGCAATATGAGACATTGACGCTGAATCCGTTCTTACACAAATCCCTTTACTACCCTATTAACTCAGGGGATGTAAATAGTTTTGGTCGGATGGTCGATAGCCTTGCAACTGCAGTAACCACGCAAATTCAAACCGCTTATCGCGGTGAAGCCACCGTAGGCAGTGCACTAAATGCCGATCCTACTTATAGCAAAAATAAAGAAACTGATGCCTTACTTAACGATGCGCATGATTTAGGTTATGCCATGCGTTTAGCGTATTTAGGTGAGAAACAGGGCACAAAAGCACCTCCAGTCTTTAAAGCATGGATTAGTGATCGAGACTTATTACAACAAAATATACCAACAACAGAAGTACAAGTATTACTGACCAAAAGTGAGCTTAGCGATTTAAGTGATGTGATGAAAAAAATCGTGAATGCTGCTAATGAAGGGTTGATCTCACCTGACAATATGTTTGCTGATTTACGTTCGATTGCCGCAACAATGGGTAACGATCCAAATCAAATCAAACAAGGCTCTGCGACAAAATTGGGTGAAATGGGCTTGTTGGGTGAATATATTGAAAACCTGCCCTACTTAAGTGAAGTGCTTGGTTTAGATGAAGAGACTTGGAAAAGTTGGGATGGTCTTGAGCAAGAGAAATTTATCCGCCGATTAAATACAAAGTTACAATATTATCAACGTTATAATGAAGATGTTGATCGTTGGATATCCCTTGCGCCACAAAGTGATCCACGCGATCACGTTTACCCTGTTCCACTGGAAAACCTGCCTTAA